The bacterium DNA segment GCCCGTGAGGACGTGCGCGGCGAGGTCCGCTCCTACATCACCGAGGAGGAGGGGTCGGGAGGTTCGCTGGACTGGCAGGACTTCACCGAGTCCGGGTCGCCGGTGCGGGTGACGATCGAGGAGGTGCGGGCCACGGCGGCGGAGTGGAACGCCATCCTGCACTACGTGCCGGGTTACGCGGTGATGTTCGCGCTTTTCGGGGCGGCGTCGGCGGCGGCGGGCGTCCTGGCCGAGCGGGAGAAGGGCCTCGCCCGGCGCATCCTCACCTCGCCGCTTTCGCTCAAGGGCTACCTCCTGGGCAAGTCCGGCTTCCTGTTGACGCTGCCCGTGGCGCAGATGGGCCTCTTGTTCGGTTTCGGGGCGGTGGCCTTCGGGGCGGTCTACCCCGGCTCGACGGTCGCGCTCCTGGTTGTGAGCGTGTGCGTGGTCGCGGCCTCGGTGGGGCTGGCGCTGGCCCTGTTGGCCTTCTGCCGCACCGCCAAGCAGGTTGACCAGCTCGGCCTGTTGGTGATTCTGGTGATGAGCGCCCTGGGCGGGAGCTGGTGGCCGCTGTTCATCACGCCGGAGTGGATGCAATCCCTGGCGCACATCACGATAAACGCCTGGGCCATGGACGCCTACGCGGAGCTCTTCACTTTCGGCGGCGGCCTGGGCGACGTTCTGGTCCCCTGCCTGGTACTCCTGGGGTACGGGGTGGTCGGATTCGGCCTGGCGTTGTGGCGTTACCGGCCCCAGGAGGTCCGGTGAGCTTCGAGGGAGGTA contains these protein-coding regions:
- a CDS encoding ABC transporter permease, with product MNKLWAIFKKDWRAFLRDPKAVLLSSLLPIGMMLVVGFAFSGGGEWVIELAVVDSDGGEAAKTLLKTIGDSGVCVLVPLPDEAAARAALEDNDYAAALLIPPGFTGAVEKNADAGLTLLTNPRRDQELRVLENLVQGASIAPAGKNVALRMADRFLDEADFVSPEAREDVRGEVRSYITEEEGSGGSLDWQDFTESGSPVRVTIEEVRATAAEWNAILHYVPGYAVMFALFGAASAAAGVLAEREKGLARRILTSPLSLKGYLLGKSGFLLTLPVAQMGLLFGFGAVAFGAVYPGSTVALLVVSVCVVAASVGLALALLAFCRTAKQVDQLGLLVILVMSALGGSWWPLFITPEWMQSLAHITINAWAMDAYAELFTFGGGLGDVLVPCLVLLGYGVVGFGLALWRYRPQEVR